A single window of Verrucomicrobiia bacterium DNA harbors:
- a CDS encoding type IV pilus twitching motility protein PilT: MGIEAILNYAIQNEASDIHLSVGRPASIRLHGEILSIDDKVLKPEDTEALAREITTEEQRKKVEEVGGIDFGFSYGEKARFRVSCFKQQGTMAMVLRQLPSKFYSFEQIGLPAQLQSLLSRPRGLILVTGPTGSGKTTTLATMLNYINENFSRHIITAEDPIEFVHPHKKSVVTQREVGEDVPTFSEAVVKSLRQDPDVILIGEMRDINTMESAIRAAETGHLVFSTLHTTGAARTVDRIIDVFPAHQQTQIRIQLAATLVAVISQTLLPRLDGNGRICAFEVMIATPAIRNLIRENKTYQITSEIQTGLKYGMKALDDHLKELYQAGIISYDEMLEAASDPRDLASRVTIAAPPKPAAKK, from the coding sequence ATGGGCATCGAAGCCATCCTGAACTACGCGATTCAGAACGAAGCGTCCGACATCCACCTGAGCGTGGGGCGTCCGGCCTCCATACGCCTGCACGGCGAAATCCTTTCGATCGACGACAAGGTCCTGAAACCGGAAGACACCGAAGCGCTGGCGCGTGAGATCACGACCGAAGAGCAGCGCAAGAAAGTCGAAGAAGTCGGCGGTATCGACTTCGGCTTTTCTTATGGAGAAAAGGCGCGCTTCCGCGTTTCCTGCTTCAAGCAGCAGGGGACCATGGCCATGGTGCTCCGCCAGCTGCCGTCGAAATTTTATTCGTTCGAGCAGATCGGGCTTCCGGCGCAGCTCCAGTCGCTGCTATCGCGTCCGCGCGGGCTCATCCTCGTGACCGGCCCCACGGGTTCCGGTAAAACCACGACGCTCGCCACCATGCTGAACTACATCAACGAGAACTTCTCGCGCCACATTATTACCGCGGAAGACCCGATCGAATTCGTGCACCCGCACAAGAAATCTGTCGTGACCCAGCGCGAAGTCGGGGAAGACGTGCCGACCTTTTCCGAAGCCGTCGTCAAATCCCTGCGCCAGGACCCGGACGTGATTCTCATCGGCGAAATGCGCGACATCAACACCATGGAATCCGCGATCCGCGCGGCCGAAACCGGCCATTTGGTTTTCTCGACGCTGCACACGACAGGCGCGGCGCGCACGGTCGACCGTATCATCGACGTGTTCCCGGCGCACCAGCAGACGCAGATCCGAATCCAGCTCGCGGCAACGCTGGTCGCGGTCATTTCCCAGACGCTTTTGCCGCGGCTCGACGGCAACGGCCGTATCTGCGCGTTCGAAGTCATGATCGCGACGCCGGCCATCCGCAATCTTATCCGCGAAAACAAGACTTATCAGATCACTTCCGAGATCCAGACCGGCCTCAAGTACGGCATGAAGGCGCTCGACGACCACCTGAAAGAGCTTTATCAGGCCGGCATCATCAGCTACGACGAGATGCTGGAGGCCGCCTCCGACCCGCGGGATCTGGCCAGCCGGGTCACGATCGCGGCCCCGCCTAAGCCGGCGGCGAAAAAATAG
- a CDS encoding RnfABCDGE type electron transport complex subunit D, whose translation MDTPPKIALETGRAPYLRTPESVRAMNWKWGLALLPAMAAGLFHSPGSSALIASCLIGGAIAETLGRAWAAKKSFFADGDTLLLSLLVALILPPHLPLSMAALAAFFAVLVGRDFFGGKGQYPFHPAAAALLFLKISFPVETRIPLPADLDFMRWLFGNYAGGLGDTCVLAILGGGFLLFSQKLVYPGVPFAFLAAYALPLAAMGRMQTLAFWPGDVFFAAFFLITHAQTAPHSRKGFCVLAFLAGLAAGALRLSGEYGAVYAAVLVSGALSAWIDLWIKPSNARRPALVPA comes from the coding sequence ATGGATACTCCCCCCAAAATAGCATTGGAAACCGGACGCGCTCCTTACCTCAGGACCCCGGAATCCGTCCGCGCCATGAATTGGAAATGGGGGCTTGCGCTGCTTCCGGCCATGGCCGCGGGCCTTTTTCATTCCCCGGGATCTTCCGCGCTGATTGCGTCCTGCCTCATCGGCGGCGCCATTGCCGAAACTCTGGGCCGGGCCTGGGCCGCCAAAAAAAGTTTTTTCGCGGACGGCGATACTCTTCTTCTCTCCCTTCTCGTCGCGTTGATTCTGCCTCCTCATCTGCCGCTCAGCATGGCCGCACTCGCCGCTTTTTTTGCGGTGCTGGTCGGCCGCGATTTTTTCGGAGGCAAGGGCCAGTACCCGTTTCATCCCGCGGCGGCGGCACTCCTTTTCCTGAAAATCAGTTTTCCCGTGGAAACGCGGATCCCTTTGCCTGCGGACCTGGATTTCATGAGATGGCTTTTCGGAAATTACGCGGGCGGGCTGGGGGACACGTGCGTCTTGGCGATTCTTGGCGGGGGATTCCTGCTTTTCTCGCAGAAGCTCGTCTATCCGGGCGTGCCGTTCGCCTTTCTCGCCGCGTACGCGCTGCCGCTTGCGGCCATGGGCCGGATGCAGACGCTTGCTTTCTGGCCGGGCGATGTTTTCTTTGCGGCTTTTTTTCTGATCACGCACGCGCAGACCGCGCCCCACTCGCGCAAGGGATTTTGCGTGCTCGCGTTTTTGGCAGGCCTCGCCGCCGGCGCGCTCCGCCTTTCCGGAGAATACGGCGCCGTTTATGCCGCAGTGCTGGTTTCCGGCGCGCTCAGCGCCTGGATCGACCTTTGGATCAAACCTTCTAACGCGCGGCGTCCCGCCCTTGTGCCCGCATGA
- a CDS encoding PilZ domain-containing protein, producing MKLSTAWNWQLGIGILEDNVFGQSNPVASTPQIDLLIEKRCEPRISLSLPIRYRKKGKKLSWFVAQSVDVSRNGVRLALDHEVDVGTQIDLDIKLPEIENTVRLEGVIVWANPSNNSPAMIECGVAFKNLRQLSNRDKIMYFMADKICSLAERNSKNFHCRPARTLEDMRRAYELVYREYLRKGYCEANPSKMHYSYYSLLPDSRTFMLEKAGNFAGTVSLIPDSESGLPLDSIFGKEIALFRSQGRTLAEVGLLALDGESFEKSSFSLTDFQKLTGSFRLFKTMFDYARSFGVTDLIIGMHPKHRELYRYLHFDAVGPVRSYPGARGKPALLMRMDVQQAVRTTVTHHGVGSYFLTGSIDAEELARHFFWNKETVYDFTVNEKGLLPSLSEAQIEHLKSCYPGLILPS from the coding sequence ATGAAACTGAGCACCGCCTGGAACTGGCAGTTGGGCATAGGAATTCTGGAAGACAATGTTTTCGGCCAATCGAATCCCGTTGCCAGTACCCCTCAAATCGATTTGCTGATCGAAAAACGCTGTGAGCCCCGCATTTCCCTGAGCCTGCCGATCCGTTACCGCAAAAAGGGAAAAAAGCTTTCCTGGTTCGTGGCCCAGTCCGTGGACGTTTCGCGCAACGGCGTGCGTCTCGCGCTCGATCACGAAGTGGACGTGGGTACGCAGATCGACCTGGACATTAAACTTCCCGAGATCGAGAATACCGTTCGCCTGGAGGGCGTGATTGTCTGGGCTAACCCTTCCAACAACAGTCCGGCCATGATCGAATGCGGCGTGGCCTTCAAGAATCTCCGCCAGCTTTCCAACCGCGACAAGATCATGTATTTCATGGCGGACAAGATCTGCAGCCTGGCCGAACGGAACTCCAAAAATTTTCACTGCCGGCCGGCACGGACTCTTGAAGACATGCGGCGCGCCTACGAGCTGGTTTACCGGGAATACCTGCGCAAGGGGTACTGCGAGGCCAACCCCTCGAAGATGCATTACAGCTATTACAGCCTGCTCCCGGATTCCCGCACCTTCATGCTCGAAAAGGCCGGCAATTTTGCGGGCACGGTCAGTCTGATTCCCGATTCGGAAAGCGGCCTTCCTCTGGATTCGATCTTCGGAAAAGAGATCGCTCTGTTCCGCAGCCAGGGACGCACTCTGGCTGAAGTCGGCCTGCTCGCTCTGGACGGCGAATCTTTCGAGAAAAGCTCTTTCTCCCTCACCGATTTCCAGAAGTTGACGGGCTCGTTCCGGCTTTTCAAAACCATGTTCGACTACGCGCGCTCGTTCGGCGTGACCGACCTCATCATCGGCATGCATCCCAAGCACCGCGAGCTGTACCGCTATCTTCACTTTGACGCGGTCGGGCCCGTGCGCTCTTACCCGGGGGCGCGAGGAAAGCCGGCGCTCCTCATGCGCATGGACGTCCAGCAGGCCGTGCGCACAACCGTAACACATCACGGCGTAGGCTCTTATTTCCTGACCGGAAGCATCGATGCCGAAGAACTGGCGCGGCATTTTTTCTGGAATAAAGAAACCGTTTACGATTTCACGGTCAACGAGAAAGGGCTGCTTCCGTCTCTTTCAGAAGCGCAGATCGAACACCTGAAAAGCTGTTATCCCGGGCTTATCCTGCCGTCTTAA